The Bdellovibrionales bacterium sequence CCACCTATAAAGATAAAACACAGGAAGAGATGTACCGCTATGGCTCCTTGGCAAGCGATAAAGGCGGCATTGATATTTTGGGAAGCGCCGACAAGAAAAAGGATCAAACGGGTCTAGGCGTCAACGGTTTTCTATGGAGGGCCACGCTGGACACCCTTTCTTTTATGCCGATTGCCTCGGCCGATCCGTTTGGTGGTGTGATCACCACGGACTGGTATGCCGCGCCAGACGCGCCCAACGAACGCGCCAAGATCAATGTTTTCATTCTTGATCGTGACCTGCGCGCCGATGGCGTGAAGGTGTCCGTTTTCCGCCAAACGAAGGGCGTTGATGGCCAGTGGGCCGATGCCGCCGTTGTGCCTTCGACCGCCAGCTCTCTTGAAGAAACCATTCTGACCCGCGCACGGCAAATGCGGCTGGCTCAAAAGGAAATGAAATAGGGAGAGAGGGAGGGGGCGGCTCTATCCCTGCATAATGGTCGCAAGATCGCCCGCCATGTCGCCTGTCCCCAAGGAGAGGCGCTCTTCAAGCATTTTTTCGACCACGGCCCGCAGGGCTTCGTCCTCACCTTTTTCAATCAACGACAGGCCTTCTTTGACCATGCCCGCAAAGGCTTCTTTGTCAGCATAAAGCCACGCCTCGCCCTTAAGCCGATTAAACCACGCCTTGACATAGGCCGGATTGCGCCACGCAATGGCGAAGAAAAGCCTCTTCATTTGCGAGAGCGCCGTTTGCGTCGCGCCATAGGGGCCTTCCTGCCGTTCATCAAGCTCTTGTTGCGCGCGCTGCGCGAGGGCGTCGAACGCCTTGTTCTCGGCCTCTTGCGCCCGCGCACGGCTTATGCGGTTATAGGCTGCAACAAGTTTGCCCAACCGCCGTTGAAACACGGGGCCTTGATACTTTATCTCAAGCCGCGCCGATTCCTGCCGGATAAACCGCGCCTCTTCGGAAATGCGACGGACGGTTTCGCCGTCCTCTTTGGACTCTTCTAAAATTTCGGCTTGCTCATCAAGGCGCGTCTTAAGGAGAGCGAGCTCTGGCCCCGTCACAGGGCCAACAGCGGCCGCTAAATCACCCCAATCCTCTAACGCACGCGTCAAAAGAGCCTTGGTAAAGGCATAACCCTCTTCGCTATCATAGGAAATCTCGGCCGCCTGCGGCGCATAAAATTGTTTGGCCGGTAAAACCAGCTCGCTAGCAGGAAGCGACACCGAAGCGCGAAGCACGCCCCCACTGTTCATTTGCCAATCGAAAAGGATCGGATCGCCAAGACGGATCACCGTCCCCGAGGGAAGATCCGCCCCCTCAATACGCAAGGCCCCGACGCACAGGTTAAGCTCAACCCGTTCGGGATATTCGACCTGAAACACCTCAAAGCCAAGGACGCCAGCGCCCCTGGCCCTAAGCATCGCGCCGCTTTTAAGAGAAAGCTGTCCAGAAGCGGGCAGGGGGTCGCCCTTGTTCACAAGCATAAGGAAGTTGTTTTCCTCGGCCTCGGCTGATTGACGCACTTTCACAGCAATACTGTGCGCGGCGGGCACAGCGGCGGGGGAGGCCACAAGACGTGTAATTTTTAGCCGCTCGGCATGATCTTCGAACTGCGCGCCGCTTTCATCCATGACGTGCACGTCAAAAACATTTTCGCCCACCTTCTGCAAGGGCGCTTCGATGGTTAGCCCTGCCGAAAGGGGAATCATGCCAGAATCCCAGCCTTCCGTCATCAAGCGGATCCGGCGAGCGCCTTTGTCTTGGGCAGAATGAACGGTGATAGCCGCTTTATCGTCCGGCGTGCGCGCCTCATAATCAAAGGAGAGGTCAGGAGCCTCTTCCATAACGGCATGCGCTTCCGTTTCTTTTGGTGTGCTGTTTTCCCATGAAAGGGCATCCTGTGCCGCCGGAAAGGAGCGGCTTTCGCAATAATAGGCCGCGCCCTCGGCAACCGCTGTCATGGGATCCGTTTTCAGATCCGCCACGATGCCCAGCGTCTCGGTGACCTGCCGACGAATATAGGGAATGCGACTGGGCCCGCCAACAAAAACGATGCGATCAATTTGGTTGGCCTCAACCTCGTTTTCCGCAAGAAGCGTTACGATTAAATCAAGGGTGTGCTGAACGGGCTTGTGGAGAATTTCTTCAAATTGCGCGCGCGTGATGGGCGCGTCCAAAAAGATTTCGCACTCGCTTTGATCCAGCAGGCGCACTTCGTCATCCGAGGCAAAAATGGACGCTTCCTCTAGCAACGACAGGTCGATTTTGGCGCGCTCTGCCGCAAGCTGGGCGATTTGAGCCAAGCGACGATAAGCCGGATCGCGCAAAAAATTATCGGGCAAATCAAAGTTGGCCAAAAGCCAAGGACGCACGATTTCATGCACGATCATGCGATCAAAGTCGCGACCGCCCAGCATGTTCACGCCCTGCTGCGCTAGGATTTTAACCTGTCCCTGTGTCGCCTCAACCAGCGCGACATCAAACGTGCCGCCGCCCAAATCATAGACCAAAAACTTGCCAGAACGCTTGGCCTCCACCATGGAGGCCATAGCCGCCGCGACCGGCTCTTGGATTAAATCCACCTGCTCTAGACCTGCCATTTTAGCGGCGCGAAGCGTGGCTTCGGACTGCATTTGATTGAACGAGGCGGGAACCGCGATGACAACGCCATCAAACGTGTCCTCTCCCAAATCTGTGCTGGCCTGCCCAATCAATTGGCGAATGATCTCGGCGGTGCATTCTTCAGGCGTCAGTGTTTGTCCCGCCACCGTGATGGGCGTTGCCGTTCCCATCAGGCGCTTATAGCCCGCCGCGACATTTTCGGGCGCGAGCATGGCTTGGTCATAGGCGCGGCGGCCATAAAGACGGTGGCCGCGCTTATCGATGTAAATAACGGAAGGGAGCGCGTCCCCACCATCGGCAGGACGAAAGATTTGCGCAGCTCCTTCGGACGCGCCCGCAATCACACTGTTGGAAGTGCCGAGATCAAGACCAAGATACATGGGCTCACTATACCCCCAGATAAATTAAAAAAGCTTTGGCTTTTCGTTACGAAGAGGTAAAGCAAGCCGTTATGGTTAATGCAAGCCCATGAAAACAATAAAGGTTCTTTTTGCGCGGGCCGTGTCTACGCCGTCCTACGCATAAGCCTCTTCTTTTTTATGAAACCCCGATGATCCCGCCGTCATTCCGGCGTAAGCCGGAATACCAGCCCTTGCGGAGAGTCCACTATTGTTTTCGTGAAAAGGGGGAAGCGTCGGACGTGGCGCTCAAACTGCAACGACGGGCGGGCGGAAACATGGGTGCTTATTGATTCTTATCATGAAAAAGATGAATTGCTTTCATAAAAATATGTTATTATGGACCGCGACAAAGACATATAGAACAAACAGCTATATTGGGGGAATTATCATGACAAGAGGGATTACAATTCAAGTAAATACAATGACAAAAGAACAAATCGCATTGCTTTTCGTTAGCTTCCAGCTTGACCAGAATCCTTTGTTTAACACCCGGTTAATGAACGAAACGTCATCATATAAAGACATGGGAGCTGTGGTATACCATGATGCTAAAGATAGGAAAAACTTCTTTAAATTTGCAGGGGCAAAACTGGTTGCAGACACGAAACGGACAGCTATTGAAAAGCTAATGAAGGTTGGCCTCCTGCCAGATTTTTTTAGTAGGCTTTACACAAAAGCTATAGTCTCCGAATTGGAAGTTTCTTCACGGTTTTTGTTAAGCCACAACCATTCTGCCCGAAGAGTGGCCGAACACATTTTTCCCGCTGATTGTGGTAAAAACGATGCAGAAACACGGAAATCGGAAAAATTTATCATGCAGGTTATTGATCTTGCTCTGGCCGCTGTTAACGAAGTGCAAACCCCTTCCCTAAAGGCCCTTTTGCAATCACGCAGAACTGATGCGGAACAAAGACTTCTTAGGCTGGAGGCGAAAGCCTTGGGATAAATATACCGAAGACTCACCAGCAACTAAAA is a genomic window containing:
- a CDS encoding DUF3576 domain-containing protein, whose translation is MSYRPFSFCSPSLFKKAAFLGLFLVFLVGCSETGLQTDATYKDKTQEEMYRYGSLASDKGGIDILGSADKKKDQTGLGVNGFLWRATLDTLSFMPIASADPFGGVITTDWYAAPDAPNERAKINVFILDRDLRADGVKVSVFRQTKGVDGQWADAAVVPSTASSLEETILTRARQMRLAQKEMK
- a CDS encoding Hsp70 family protein, with the translated sequence MYLGLDLGTSNSVIAGASEGAAQIFRPADGGDALPSVIYIDKRGHRLYGRRAYDQAMLAPENVAAGYKRLMGTATPITVAGQTLTPEECTAEIIRQLIGQASTDLGEDTFDGVVIAVPASFNQMQSEATLRAAKMAGLEQVDLIQEPVAAAMASMVEAKRSGKFLVYDLGGGTFDVALVEATQGQVKILAQQGVNMLGGRDFDRMIVHEIVRPWLLANFDLPDNFLRDPAYRRLAQIAQLAAERAKIDLSLLEEASIFASDDEVRLLDQSECEIFLDAPITRAQFEEILHKPVQHTLDLIVTLLAENEVEANQIDRIVFVGGPSRIPYIRRQVTETLGIVADLKTDPMTAVAEGAAYYCESRSFPAAQDALSWENSTPKETEAHAVMEEAPDLSFDYEARTPDDKAAITVHSAQDKGARRIRLMTEGWDSGMIPLSAGLTIEAPLQKVGENVFDVHVMDESGAQFEDHAERLKITRLVASPAAVPAAHSIAVKVRQSAEAEENNFLMLVNKGDPLPASGQLSLKSGAMLRARGAGVLGFEVFQVEYPERVELNLCVGALRIEGADLPSGTVIRLGDPILFDWQMNSGGVLRASVSLPASELVLPAKQFYAPQAAEISYDSEEGYAFTKALLTRALEDWGDLAAAVGPVTGPELALLKTRLDEQAEILEESKEDGETVRRISEEARFIRQESARLEIKYQGPVFQRRLGKLVAAYNRISRARAQEAENKAFDALAQRAQQELDERQEGPYGATQTALSQMKRLFFAIAWRNPAYVKAWFNRLKGEAWLYADKEAFAGMVKEGLSLIEKGEDEALRAVVEKMLEERLSLGTGDMAGDLATIMQG